The sequence CGTATTTATACATAGGTATATATGTAAATGTATGTAACGCTCTTGTCATGAATACAGCCTTCCTGAGGCGGTTCCGCTGTGACTTGGTGTCCTTTTTAGATCTGTCATCGAGGGCGACAGCGTGAAGCGCACAGGGCGCATCGTGGATGTGCCCATCGGCCCTGGCCTGCTCGGCCGCGTCGTGGACGCTCTCGGCAACCCCATCGACGGCAAGGTGCGCGCCAGCCTTGTCTACTCCAGGGCGAGCTTCTACACTGCGTCTACAGTTGCTAGGGTTCAGGGTTTCGGGGAGCTCCGGCACGCTTCCCGTCGAGCGCATGCTTCGCGTCGGTGTGTACTGCACGTGCGTGTTTTCTGCGTGTCGTGTGGCGAGCTCTAGGGCTCGCTTTCTGTGCGGCCTTTGGAGATCTGCCGGGTTCCAGCTGCCTTCTTCTTAAGGAAAGTCCCGATGTAGATACATACAGCCGTGAGGGTGTGCTTGTGTGCGCGCGAGTGGCGAGTGTGCGTTTAAGGCGAGAAGCCGGGCTGGAGGCGTGGAAGAAGCCGCGATTGCCTTTTTGCTCGACGTTTTTCGAGCGCGCGCGTTGCCAGCGGATCTGCTTttgctctctgcgcagggGCCGATCGCCGCCAAGGAGCGCCGCCGTGTGGAGCTGAAGGCCCCGGGCATCATTCCTCGCAAGAGTGTCCACGAGCCCATGATGACGGGTACGGCGCGCACAagaacgaagagaagaaCTCCAGATACGGAGGGAGCAAGGTGGTGCCGCTGCCTTGCTCAGCGACAAGCACTCATCTCTCTCTGGCTGTCTCTGTGGCCTGTATGAGGGCTTCCGCGTGCGTTTTGGTTTCGCTTTTTTCCGCATTTGGACACCAGACGCAgaccgccgtctgcgcctctgtgtGGGCCTCAGCGTTTTTTCACGTTGCGGATTCTCGCGGTGTTTTCTTCCTGCGCAGGTCTGAAGTGTGTGGATGCGCTTGTCCCTGTCGGCCGCGGCCAGCGTGAGCTCATCATCGGAGATCGCCAGACCGGCAAAACCGCCGTCGCGAGTGAGTCGCAACGCGTGGGGGACTCCCTGCAAAAGCCGAGTTAGGATGTCTCGCGTCACACAgagcggcgtcctcctcccatgacctatatgtatatgttgATGTCCACCTACGTGTGCAAGTACTACCAAGAGGACGAAATGCATAAATttatataaatgtatatcGATGTTTAGGGAGAGATGTGGGGGGTTGGGCGGTGGTGGGCGGCGCACACCTCTGACTCGATGATACAGGCTGggcagcgcgtggagcgCGGATGCCGAAGTCCGCGTTGTTTCCTCTCCTCAGTCGACGCCATCATCAACCAGAAAGAGATCAACGACAGCACGGACGACGAGTCCAAGAAGCTCTACTGCATCTACGTCGCCGTTGGCCAGAAGCGCTCGACTGTGGTAAGTGgcctcgcgcatgcgtctcggGTCGCCAAGAGAAGAGCAGGAagtctgcgtcgtcggcgtcttcacTCGTCGTCAGAGCGAGAGGtgcccgcgccgtcgcccggctctaggcgtgtgtgtgcgcgaGTCTGCGAAAAGGGGGTCGCGGACGTCAATCGCGGGTCCCTGATAGCCCGTAGTCGCGTGGAGCAACGGGGTTCCGATAGGTGCCCCGGCGTGAAAACGGGTGAGAGttgcgaggaggcgcagcagtttccctcgccgcctctctaTTCTACCTACGCATGCATTCGCCTCCTGTACGCAAAAATATATGAATGTATTTACACTTGTAAATTCGTCGGATGTTTTCTTCAGGCTCAAATCGTGAAGGCCCTCGAACAGCGCGATGCGATGAAGTACACCActgtcgtcgccgcgacggccagcgaggctgcgcctctgcagttCCTTGCTCCCTACAGCGGATGTGCCATGGGCGAGGTGAGAACGAAGTgttctcctcgtctgcatTCATCGCAACAGGGTTGTAAGCGACGTCTCGCTCCCCTAGACGAAATCAGGCGACGCAAGGTGCTCCGTGAGAAGGCTCGCCTGTCTGCGCATTTCCGTGTGTGGACATTCTGAATCCTCCAACGCATTTTAAACAAGAACTGGCGGAAATCGTCTGAATCTCTCCCGTGCTGACGACTGCTGGGTCGGAAGGGTTGCGTAGCATCTTCGTGTAGCCTCTGCATTTTAGAGGACATTTGCGCTTTTTCGCGCATGTAGTGGCGGTGGTGGAGCCCGGCGTCGTTCATCTTCTGCTTTTCGGGTTTTTTTGTTCGTTGGTTTTCAGTGGTTCcgcgacagcggccgccACTGCGTGATCATCTACGACGATCTTTCCaagcaggcgacggcgtACCGTCAGatgtcgctgctgctgcgtcgtcctcctggGCGTGAAGCGTACCCTGGTGAGCGACAGTTTGTGTGAAAAACCAAACATCGAGCGCGAGTGATCCCGTTCTATCAACATATTAATGCAGACACTGCATCGGTGCCCGTGGATTTACTAGCTTCCTCACCACCGCGGCGCGTTTTACATAAACCTCCCGAAGAGGCACCGCTATTTGAACACAAGACATGCGTCCCCAGTAGCCGAGAACGGCGCGGAGGTAGACAGCCAGTCGAGCGCCGAGTGACAAACACAAGGGACAGAGGATGCATGTGTTCActgcgcgaaggagaggcacacagacatgcatatatatatatatatatatatatatatatatatatatatatatatatatatatatatatatatatgtgtatatatgtctgCATTTAGGTCGAAGCTCGTTGTCAGCGGTGTGTCTGTTGTGGGCGTCTCGTGATGAATTTGCTGTCTGGTTCGCGGGGTTTGCAGGTGACGTTTTCTACCTCCATTCGCGTCTTTTGGAGCGCGCGGCCAAGATGGGCGacctcagcggcggcggcagcttgACCGCTCTACCTGTCATCGAGACTCAGGCCGGTGAGGCAGCGGCGTGGCTCGGGGGCGTCCGCTAATTTCGATGGTCGTCTGTGTAGACGAAGACATTGTAGTTCCTAGAAACTGAATATGAACCAGGTTATGAGGTGTAGACATTTGTGAGGTATGGACAGTCAAGTCAACACGCGATCGCTCAGTTTTGCGGACTTGTCACTTGCGGCGAAGCCGCCTCGGCTTGCtgcaggagggaggcgaggagttCTGCACTGCCAGACCTGATGGTATGCGCGTCGTGTGTGTGGGGAGCTGAGTAGTCGCGTGGCCATGGcgaggcgctccagcgcggctgcgtttTGCACGGGTGCCCTTTGTGTTCAGATGCTGTAcgaggggaggcggcgcgtaGGCGCAGAGTGCATTTCTTCGTGCACGGCTGCGTGTCTGTGTCTGCAGGAGATGTGTCGGCTTACATTCCGACCAACGTGATTTCCATCACTGACGGTCAGATTTTCTTGGAGACTGAGCTCTTTTACAAGGGTATTCGCCCGGCGATTAACGTCGGTCTCTCCGTCAGCCGTGTCGGCTCCGCTGCTCAGGTAAAGCTGAAGGAGGTGTGGCCGTCCGAGCTGCGTGCAGACTGCGTCAGTTGGGACGTATCTGTACATATGTgggcgtgtgtgtgtatgtgcacATGCCGCGTGTGAGTGTATGTGCGCATGtcgcgtgtgtgcgtgagTGTCCTAGCCGTAAGCGCGCGCCTTGGAGGGTGCAAAAAAATTGTCTGTTGTGGAAGAAA is a genomic window of Besnoitia besnoiti strain Bb-Ger1 chromosome IV, whole genome shotgun sequence containing:
- a CDS encoding putative ATPase synthase subunit alpha (encoded by transcript BESB_051830) — protein: MSLQSLFARRAVSSAAGGALRALACPQRQAARAVAAGLYDSNSRMLHTSSARSAGVKISPSEMSKLLEERIAGWKAQTATEEVGRVVSVGDGIARLFGLEGVQAGELVEFQNGMTGMALNLETDNVGVVIFGDDRSVIEGDSVKRTGRIVDVPIGPGLLGRVVDALGNPIDGKGPIAAKERRRVELKAPGIIPRKSVHEPMMTGLKCVDALVPVGRGQRELIIGDRQTGKTAVAIDAIINQKEINDSTDDESKKLYCIYVAVGQKRSTVAQIVKALEQRDAMKYTTVVAATASEAAPLQFLAPYSGCAMGEWFRDSGRHCVIIYDDLSKQATAYRQMSLLLRRPPGREAYPGDVFYLHSRLLERAAKMGDLSGGGSLTALPVIETQAGDVSAYIPTNVISITDGQIFLETELFYKGIRPAINVGLSVSRVGSAAQVKAMKQVAGTMKLELAQYREVAAFAQFGSDLDASTRQLLTRGTALTELLKQRQYSPMKNSIQVCVLYCGVKGYLDSLDPKEISRFESLFIDHINNNHQDILKTIETEKELSEKTEAKLKAAVDEFVAANEFKRK